ttgatggaACAATCTGCTTGTGACCTTTAAAAGCTATCTAATAAGctattgttttctctttgcTAAAATGCCATGTAGAATGAGAAGATGGAGACTGTTGGGTCAGAAACAGAGGCTTATGCCATAGCTGACACCATTTCTGTAAGTCATCTCACTAAAACAATCCGTGTGTGCATTTATCTTTATTGTGATTATAAGTTAATCATTTATACACTTGCGTGTCCTATCTTGTGATTCACATGTCCAATCATGAAGTttcttttgttgattttttttactgGCTCATGTATTTCGATAAAGGAATCGTGTGCATTCATATTCACCTGAACCAGCCTTAAGTCACTCACACTGTTTCGATTTTCTGTGTGTTGCTTAAAAGTATTGCAAGTCGGatgtatatacaataaattGTGGCATGGCTTTTGGTCAAGCAGCAATGCTTCTTTCTCTGGGGAAAAAGGGTTATCGTGCTGTACAACCACATTCATCAAGTACGTTTGTTAGATCATAATATACATATCAATACCTCTTGCTCACTTGTTGAAGCTTATGTAAGTTTTTTGATGGTTTATGGTACAGCAAAATTATATCTGCCAAAAGTAAACAGATCAAGCGGAGCTGCCATAGACATGTGGATAAAGGTGACGCTCACAATTTGTTGTACCCTTTTATGTAATCTCCTGAAGTATATTATTCACTTGTAATGTAAGGAATATGTTCCTTCGAGAAACGGGTAATTTATACTTCATATACAACCTTACACCCAATTTAAGTTATGCTTTGTGTTGGCTTCATTCATGCTTAAATGGAAAATATGTAtgtttggggtttaggattACGATGGGTCTCTTGCCATGGGAAGACCTGGAGGAAGCAATCCAACAGCTTCAGCCGGACTAAGATGATCGGTTAATtcacacacaaaaaaatgtttgaatCTCGATTTGCTTAGTCACTCTGGAATATGTAGCTGTTACAAGTCTGTAAGCAAACACATGTAGTATTAACATACAAAAGTGTTCTTTTTTCTGTTTTCTCGAAGTTTAGCGGTCAATTTCGTGATGAAACCAAAAGACCGATTCTTCATGAGAAATTTCACGGGTTTGAGCATTACCTAATATGAGGAGAAGATGAAACCTGCAGATATATGAACCACTCTTCTGCTTCCAAACTCTGTTAGTCCTAAAAGCCCTGCACTTTCAtgacaataataaaaaaaattctcttggatagtcatttttatttttagtttattttcgcaaaaataacattcaatgaaaaaaatgatcaaaataaattttattattgggAAATTTGGGAAAAGGAAACAACTAAACTATGCTATTGTCCCCTTagtacaaaatcaaattttgtcaCTTTTGGACTTTCAATACCCttcaaagttataaaaattcatatcaattaatttacaatgcaaaaaaattaagaaaaatctaaaacctGAAGTAGTCAAACATGTGCatctatgaaaaatatttttggattaaaaaGATATTTGGAATGGTAAATTGAAAAATAGGCTAAAGATGTTAGTATATAAGATCTACCATCTACGGCGATTCAGAATATGCTTTCTAACTGAAACACAATGATCTACATACCGAAGAATGCGCATTAGACCGGAAACATTAAGATCTAAGATGGCAGaatacaaaatcaatattttcttttatgttcTGTCTTTCTGGTAGATCATAAGTAATAATAAACGTTCTTATATCTTCTATGGAAGTATATACATTCTTCTCACTTCTCATATATCTACAATATTTGTATTCTATATCTACCACATTATCTTTATTCTACCATACGTAGAATGTACTTTCTACTAGATTttaaacaaaatccaaaaatctagGAAAAAACGGTTAGAAAATATTCTCTAAATCtattaaatcttttttatttccttttttaaatcttcttccctaaatttttctttcttcgTTGCCAACCACGATTTGGACCAAAAAAACGTGGagcttcttctctttttcataGTTTCTCCAAACTTTTTTCAATCTAACGTGAGAATATGCACATCTATGCCTATTCTGGTTTTTGGAGATCGTCCAAAACAAAAGGGTGGAAGTTTCTTGTTGATGAAGAAACAGGAGGTAGATTACTTACTTTGGACACAAGCAAAACCTTTGACAACCTAAGAGTTATGGTTTCTGAGGACTTTGGAACTGATCTAAACTTGGTCAATATCGAGCTGAGTTACTTACCTTCCGATTTGGTGATTGGCCTCGACTCACCACCTGTTTTCATCACCAATGATCGACAACTGCAAAATTTTCTTACATATGTGAAGACCAAAGCTTCAACAAGGTTATGTGTGTGTATTCGATCTAAGGTCGGATTTAACTTGAATGAAGAGCCTGCTGAGTTGCCTAACAGAGAGGAAGTGGGTATGTCGGGTGAAGTTTCAGATGATATTGATGGTGAAGCtgagcttgaagaagaagatgcgaAGATAGATGAAAGTGATGATGAAAACAAGTGTGAGAAAGATATGATCAACGGAAAGTATGTCCGTTTTTCTCTGGTTGATGTTTTGAAGAAGGGTCAACATTTTACTAGCAAAGCAGCTCTGCAGgcaacaatggaaatatgcacaATGAAACATAATTTTGACTACAAGGTTGGCAAAACAGATAGAAGAGTTTGGTACGTTCGTTGCGCAGATGATGATTGCCGCTGGCGTGTTCGCGCAGAGGGATTAACaggttcttcatattttatcatcaaaaagTATGTACCTGATCATTCATGTTCTCCATCATCAAGGAACCACTCTGTTCGGACCGCTTCATCAAAAACAGTTGGTAGTCTCATTAAGCATAAGTACGAAACTGTCAAGGAAGGGCCGAAACCTAATGATATCATCCAGTTTATGCATAATGATCATGGAGTTGAGATATCCTACTCTTTAGCTTGGGAGGCACGTGAGTATGCAGTAAATGTTGTGAGAGGCATTCCGGAGAAGGGTTATGAAAAAGTTCCCAAATACTTGCACATGATGAAGGAAGCTAATCCAGGATCACACACATTTTACGAAACTGATAGCAATGGGAGATTCAGATTCCTCTTCATCTCATATGGTCAGTCTATTCGCGGTTTTTATGCTGCCATTCGGAAAGTTATTGTTGTGGATGGGACTTTCTTGAAGAGCAAATACAAAGGAGTGTTACTTGTTGCTACTGCTTTGGATGGAAACTCGAACCTATATCCTATTGCATTTGGAGTTGTCGACTCAGAGAATGACCGCTCGTGGGAATGGTTTATGAGACAACTTAATGTTGTCATTGCTGATGATCAGGGTTTAGCTTTTGTGTCTGACCGGAATACTTCACTTGCTAAAGCTATTGCAAAAGTGTATCCGCATGCTCATCACGGAATTTTCATTCACCACTTGCTGAACAATGTTGTTACATATTTCAAGGGTAAAGGAGTCGCTGGTTtggttgcaaaggcttctaaagCTTACCGAGTTGCTGATTTTAAGAAGCAATTCACTGCTATTTTCTCAATTAGTCCTGCAATTGGAACCTATCTAATACAAGCTGATGTGAGAAAGTGGGCTCGTTGTCAATTTCCGGGTTACAGGTACGATGTTAGGACCAATAACCCTGCTGAATCAATAAATTATGCTTTGCGTTCGCCAAGAGAGTTTCCAGTTATACCTTTGTTGGACAGCATAAGGGAAATGATGACTTGATGGTTTTTCAAACGTAGAACTTTAAGTTCTAAGCATAAACATCCACTGACCGTTGCTGTAGAGAAGAAAATTGATCGAAGGATTGAGAAGGGTAAGAAGTTTCAGGTTTTCCCAGTTAGCGATGACAGGTTTTTGGTTCGAGGTGACACTTTTGAATGTATGGTCGACTTGGTCAGACGCACATGTTCATGTGGGAAATTCGATCTGATGAAAATCCCATGCAGACACGCCATAAAAGCAGCTTTCAGCGTAGGCATACAAGCACACACACTCACTGACGACATGTACACCACTGCTTCATGGAGATCGATTTATGAGGAAAGCATAAATCCTATTGGTGTCCCGGAAGATGCATGGATTGTCCCATCTCATGTTCAGCAAGCGAAAGTCCTTCCTCCAGAAACTAGAAGAGCTGCAGGTCGGAGAAAGAAACGTAGGTACGAGACAGTTGAAGACAAGATCCGCTCGTCACAAGGAACTCAAACCTCTAAACGTCGTAAATGCAGTCGATGTGGTGTTGAAGGTCACAACCGGTCGACCTGTGATAGAGCAATATAGGATACAAGCCATTCGGTCTATGCAAGTTACTTTTCAGagttttttctaaaattatctTTGTTGCATGTCAAACTCTGTTTTTTCAGGACCAACTCTGTTTTATATTTTGTGCACGTTTCCAGTATTTACTTCGTTTTATGCAAGTTTTAAGTCTAACGTTAAGATTTGATCCATAAATTGACAACACATCTGAATACCAAATTGATTTAATCTTTGACAAAGTAGATAGATCCAGAAAGCAATTACAAGATCAATCAAATTTAGAACAGAGACATAAAATAGTGAGAATGGATCCAATTAGTCCTACATCTCCCGACTTCTTGTGCTCGATAACTGCTTCCTCCACTGTCTTTTTCAAGGAACTTCTCAAACTTCAATTTCTTCGGCCATTCTCGATTGTTGCTCATGCATCCTTCGTATCTCATCAAGCAGAGCCTCGTCGACCCACTTAAAAAGATGTTGCTCTTTCTTTCTCTGAATTGAAACACAAAAATGTCAATTGGAACATAGAAGAATTAAAAGTCATAATTTTAGGTAATTACCTTCAAACCAATCTCACATCGGAAGAATCTTCTGTATGGGTTCTCCTCCGtttttgaaacataagtgacaATCCCCTTCCCACACCAGCATCTGGAAGGAATCCCTACATTGTTAGTCATGATCGGTTTTTGAGAAGGAGAGAAAGACGGAGAAGAGAAATAAACGATGAAATAAGTAGGGTTTCTGGTCATTGGTGTTATATAAGTTTATGTTTAGGGCAAACGACTACTGTTAATCGGGGTTTAGGGATTCCTTCCAAATCTTAAAAGTCAATACAAATCTTATGACTATCACAACACATACAAATAGACCCTATGCTATTGTCAATACTAAACTAAgatttatattgactattaagATTTGTAGCCTAGTTAGGTTAGATCGTGTATGGCTCCCTGTTTAGATTCATTTAGGGTATCGTTAGGGGTTCATATGTTATATGGCTTAGTTTAGATTCATTTAGGGTATCGTTAGGGGTTGATATGTTGTATGGCTTACTTTAGATtcactttatttaattttgtaatcagCCACTAATGTCAATAGTTTCAATTAGTCCAGTGGTTTATGTTGTAGGTACAATTACCGTAGGTGAAGTGTTCGATGCCCTCCATCTCCATTTTGTTCCTACGATAGACTTTAATAAGAGAGTCAAATAAGACCATTTACATTCATTTCTTGCCGTTAATCTCAATAGTTTCAAGTAGTCCAGTGGTTTATGTTGGACTTATAAAAACCCAAGTGAAGTGTTCGATGCCCCTcatctccatttttatttttaaaaattttgtttgctACAATAGCCTTTAATAAGAGAGTCAAATAAGACCATTTAGATTCAGATCATGTATGCCTTTGTTTGTTCTCGTGTATGAAATCCAATGCTAAATAAGAGACTCAAATCAAGTGCTAAATAATAGATTCAAATTCCTCATAAGAGATGCAAACCAATGCTAGTTACGAGTCATATAAGAGTAACTAAAAACGTCAATAACAACGTGCTTGGTAAACAAGACAGTGAAAATAGCATTATACAATCTCAACCGTAGGAGAAGTTGTAGCCTTCAGAGGAACAAACATTCCCATTCTCGAAATAAGCTCAAGATCATTAGCAGCTTCCCATAGGTCATAAGCAATCTTGTGGCGAGCTTCACGAATGTTGTCGTCATTCACCAACGTTAAGTCCATGCCTAGAAGATGTGCTTCAATGTGCTTCAACGCATATACTCCACAATCGCTGCTAGTCTTGTTTAGGAAGAAGGGCATTGGAGCGTAAGTGACTTCATAGGGCTTTGCGGTAAATCCCCTCTTCTCTGAAGACTGCACGGCTTTAACAATTTTAGGGATGAGATGGGCAAATGGCTCCAAGTCCTTGTTGTGTTTCAGTCCCGCACAGTCAAAAACCTCTATGGAACGAGTAACAAAGTTAACACACATAGAGATCCAGTGGTTACCGTGTACAAGAAGAGGCACATACATACAATTGACATTAAGATCCCACACTGATCTTGTTCGTCCGTGTGAAGGAAGTTCACCAATTCCGTATTGGTGGAGTAGTCCTTTTACcctgaattttttttctgtctTTCTTGAACTCTATGTAAGAATTCTTCATTTGATTACTGAATATGCATCTCATGAAAGCTACTTTGGACGGATTCCATCGTCGCAAAGAAGTCCTCTCGCGAAATAAGAAGAGCATAGCATCAATTTccttaaaaatatgatacaaacaGAGTGAGTTGGCGTGTtgctaaagaagaagaacagtAAGTAGGTGTGCAAAGTAATGTATAACTTACTTGATTTTGCAGCCACACTGCAGGTCCCATAACACGTTCTGCTAACTCAGTTGTGTACATAGAAGGTCCAATTTTAAGGTGCCTGCGATgcaacatataattaaaaatttgttgAATTTAGAACATAGAGGGAAGGCATAGACTTACTGTTTGGTAGTTGAGCACCAATGAATCAGTTTGGTCCATGAATCCTCAAGGACAAACACTAATGAGTAGTCGTCGTCGTTCACCCAGTCCTCAGGTAATTCCATATCTTTGAGAGTGGATGTTCTCCAATCTCCAGGCTTCAAGGATGATAATGGAGTAACCCATTTAGGTGATTCTTCATCACTCGTTTTTTGTGAGGGATCGAAACCTTTAACATGTGATACTTGAGAAAGGTTCCCCATTGCGTCTTGTAAATACTCTTGTGTGctcatttcttcttttttcgaTGAAGGTTTCCCATGGGTAGATGATTGTGACAAATTCTTCAAAAAATCCATCATATCATCAGTTTCAGTTTCAATCTCCTGTTAATAAAACCAAACTTAACATTATTAGCCAAAACAGTCATCAACATAGTCATAAGTTCAATTCATAGTAAACACCAAAATACATTACAAGCCGATTTCCAACAAGCCGATATTACAAGCAAACAACAATGACATTACAAAAGAGTCAAGAGAAAATTACAACAAAAAGACAGTCCGACATATTACAAAGCTTCATTTTATGGTTACCTTTCTTCCTTGCCGAGGGCTACGACGAACCGTAGGAGGAACCACACTCTCCTCAACTTTGCCTTTGCCTTTTTCCTTTGTTGTTGCAGGACACAGACTCTGTGATGATTTCCCCATTGTTGTTGAAGGACAAGGAATCTCAGATGCGCTGTCTTTTCCCATTGTATCAGAAGgacccactacaagaaaacatcaccttaacgagggcggttttcctcgttatttcgtcgtaaaagaggctttacgacgaaatagcgaggaagcgcgtttgctcgttactcgtccgtcgtaacacatatttcctcgctaattcgtcgtaacttagcgaggaatatatttcgtcgtaaagacgaagtagggcgattcgtcgtaaagaccacgtcaatattccacgcaaagacgtcgctacaattcctcgtaaatacctcgaaatgagttcctcgtaacctacacgtaaataccttgaaagagtttcctcgcaaaatacacgtaacaaccacgaaacgattttctcgtaaaatactcgtaaacttttcctcgttatttcctcgcaaatgtttcctcgtaaaatagtcgttaattgtttctcgtcatttcctcgaaaggtttccacgtaaagaggtcgtacattagctacgaatttacttcgtttttattatttttacagaattaaaaaatataattaaaaaataattaaaattatttaatttaataataaattaaaatttaaaataaaaataaatcaaaatgaaaatattttatatataaataagttttgaatttatataatacaacaaccaaaaaaaaaactaagggtcgttcatcgcccggtagaattcatcactcctcctcgtaacatccgcctcgttatgtacgtcggatgactcgccttgaatgggatgttgttgtcgcatgttcctcaacatggactcccattccggatttgtggccgcaataacgtccaagaaaccctcgactccacccatacgagattttgtcgcggtcaactcgttacgcagctgagcggactctctacgcagctcagtgacttcatcatcccgtcgctgaccataagacgatgtcgctctcggaacatcgttgacggaaccaatacccaacgtccgtcccttttttttagggacaaccttaaaaacaaaaaataaatattgtaagtataaatttaaagttaaattaaatgaataataaaaaaataatttttttgaaaatttatctcctcgtaaatcttatccacgtcaagtgtggataaggtgatgggtaatccgtcggtagactgctgggtcagctgagtctggcggtcttcaacccgagcaactacgtccttgttcttgtgggtcctctcgtaaagttccataagagaagggagatgtcccgtctctttggcctaaaattatttaataaaatatttaataaaatatttaattaccatttccaaacggacaccggcgtggggtttttggcccgtagtgtgaagcatcggcccgttcccgtgctcatcgaccgtgttacgggagttagagcaagcctgggcgattctaatggaatcaggaaggcgccaataacggatgaggccatcccacacatccgtggtgagctcagcgggtttgccacgctcataccccttcacgatccagtcacccttccagttggagaccgtgtccaacaagcgaactttcgccttcgcgttaaacttcttcctcaccctctcagtgatccccaaggcccaagtatatttttgctgttggaaaaataaattaacaattagttttttagaaagtatatatataaatcatgaaaaaattaaagtatatataattaattaatagaaacttacagcgtaaattttgaaccacgtctttctgacgtagtgaggcgtcttactccagtttggatgtggcatggagaagtaacccttgatcgtgtcggttacgtccgatgcaagacatccgtcaaccccccacctggaaaatacaaatttaaaatataaattattttttaatgttataaaagaaatttaaacgaattaaaaaaaaattaatgcaacataccacaaagttccgtccggtcggtctgggtcgatgactggtaaaccttctctgcctggcagactgagaatgtcctctacagtgtactgcgagtaaggagcactcggaggcaccatcaaatcaggatgaatatcggcggccatcggaggtgccatcggaggaggcacaggaggaggcatcggaggaggcacatgaggagccgatggtgcagtagaagaagtagacccagagactctctgagtgtactgagtctcggggacagtctcctggcccgaagaactgggagcggaagaagaggccgggtctaaacgactacccggctcaccgaagatctctctgtaatgggcagtaagtctttcttttcgaacctggaaaaaaaatgaaattttaaaattaacatcaacaatatatttcccaacattatccacataatcaacactaaacaacataaaatccgcaaacctatctaaattccctatactaaccacctaatctatcataaactaaccaaattagagaggaatcagagaggctaaccattgctacgaaatggagaggaagtagagaggaagtagagaggaaagaaagagtgagcgctcgggtgtatatataagattacatatcgtcgcaaattcctcgtaagtttacgacgaaatagcgagcagttacaaaggcccgtctttttttttacgaggaaattgcgaggaatcacaaaggcccgtgtttttttatacgaggtattaacgacgatttaccttacgaggaattaacgaggcttgctttcctataaatatacccacaactctcactctcaaaccacacacaaactcccaaatcacaccttatctcaaatcacaatcctcaaaaaaatcctattcaaattataaatatttgaaaaaaataggaaaaggagaagatattagaattcatgtgggcgagacttacgtattataaatgctggaagtcttgccacatgttaatctggtatttctctccttttcctttttttttcaagtttgtacactacgagatatttacgacgatttgtacttacgtggaattaacgggtttatgtataaatccgtttacgtggtctttacgacgatttctgcttacgtggaattaacgagtgttttgtttaaatcattttacgtggtagttacgacgatttcatactacgaggactttacgacgatttgtgcttacgtggaattaacgagtgttatgtttaaatccctagaatccgaaacccgaaaccccaaacccgaaaccccaaaccccaaaccccaacccccaaacccgaaacccgaaacccaaacccccatctttaattttctacttcatatattccaaaccccatatttaattttaagtttcgtcgttatttttaacgagtgttatggttaaatccctagaacccgaaacccgaaacccgaaacccgaaacccaaaatccaaaaccagaaaccccaaaccccgaacacctaaacccgaaaccccaaaacccgaaaccaaaaacccgaaacccgaaacccgaaatccaaaacccggaaCCCCAAAAccagaaacccgaaaccccaaacccgaaacccaaaacccgaaaccccaaaccccatattccttattttctacttcatatattccaaaccccatatttatttttaggtttcgtcgttattttctCGTTGTATTACgttatatttacgacgatttcatcctacgtggtttttacgacgaattcatcctacgtggtatttacgacgatttagtcctacgtggaattaacgcgTCCTTCGTCGTTATTTACTCGTTGgaatacgaggactttacgacgatttaagcttacgtggaattaacgagtgttatgtttaaatccctagaatccaaaacccgaaacccgaaaccccaaaccccatattccttattttctacttcatatatttcaaaccccatctttatttccattccaaaccacaattcccacatttgcttattcataaaacaaactcccacattaccttattcataaaacaaaccccacattatcttattcataaaacaaactccctcatcttattcataaaacaaatacatcaatcggatacatcgacattctcgtcatcactagaaacatcatcattttcattaaactcgtcttcaacagcttcgtctgtggcatcatcggtaagatcttcgtactcgtgattatgcggatcaatgagaaggatatcatcaatttcttgttcaggttcctcaacttcatttatctgttctt
This region of Brassica napus cultivar Da-Ae chromosome C5, Da-Ae, whole genome shotgun sequence genomic DNA includes:
- the LOC106350045 gene encoding ATP-dependent Clp protease proteolytic subunit-related protein 1, chloroplastic-like — its product is MSVQMYRGGGSARPRTAPPDLPSLLLDARICYLGMPVRPPRAIKPTCFLSAQALILLLLFMWLDYDNPANPIYLYINSPGTQNEKMETVGSETEAYAIADTISYCKSDVYTINCGMAFGQAAMLLSLGKKGYRAVQPHSSTKLYLPKVNRSSGAAIDMWIKDYDGSLAMGRPGGSNPTASAGLR
- the LOC106350044 gene encoding uncharacterized protein LOC106350044, with protein sequence MHIYAYSGFWRSSKTKGWKFLVDEETGGRLLTLDTSKTFDNLRVMVSEDFGTDLNLVNIELSYLPSDLVIGLDSPPVFITNDRQLQNFLTYVKTKASTRLCVCIRSKVGFNLNEEPAELPNREEVGMSGEVSDDIDGEAELEEEDAKIDESDDENKCEKDMINGKYVRFSLVDVLKKGQHFTSKAALQATMEICTMKHNFDYKVGKTDRRVWYVRCADDDCRWRVRAEGLTGSSYFIIKKYVPDHSCSPSSRNHSVRTASSKTVGSLIKHKYETVKEGPKPNDIIQFMHNDHGVEISYSLAWEAREYAVNVVRGIPEKGYEKVPKYLHMMKEANPGSHTFYETDSNGRFRFLFISYGQSIRGFYAAIRKVIVVDGTFLKSKYKGVLLVATALDGNSNLYPIAFGVVDSENDRSWEWFMRQLNVVIADDQGLAFVSDRNTSLAKAIAKVYPHAHHGIFIHHLLNNVVTYFKGKGVAGLVAKASKAYRVADFKKQFTAIFSISPAIGTYLIQADVRKWARCQFPGYRTLSSKHKHPLTVAVEKKIDRRIEKGKKFQVFPVSDDRHAIKAAFSVGIQAHTLTDDMYTTASWRSIYEESINPIGVPEDAWIVPSHVQQAKVLPPETRRAAGRRKKRRYETVEDKIRSSQGTQTSKRRKCSRCGVEGHNRSTCDRAI